The proteins below come from a single Portunus trituberculatus isolate SZX2019 chromosome 4, ASM1759143v1, whole genome shotgun sequence genomic window:
- the LOC123512801 gene encoding replication protein A 14 kDa subunit-like — MSFRESEASVRVNGALLPMYTGQKVVLVGTVEQIDPSGSSLMVKASDGKMVMVSLPNPLQENLEGVIEVHGVGQGQKVMCQSYVTFPQMEPSAFDAQLYDEAIRLVQSVDGNPWKSV, encoded by the exons ATGTCATTTAGAGAGAGTGAAGCCAGCGTGAGAGTGAACGGCGCCCTGCTGCCCATGTACACCGGCCagaaggtggtgctggtgggcaCGGTGGAGCAG ATTGACCCCTCTGGCTCCTCGCTGATGGTGAAGGCTAGTGACGGCAAAATGGTGATGGTGTCCCTGCCCAACCCCCTCCAG GAGAACTTGGAGGGTGTGATTGAGGTCCATGGCGTTGGTCAGGGGCAGAAAGTAATGTGCCAGAGTTATGTAACCTTCCCCCAGATGGAGCCCAGTGCATTTG ATGCACAGCTGTATGATGAAGCTATCCGGCTCGTTCAGTCTGTGGATGGCAACCCGTGGAAGAGCGTGTAG
- the LOC123512811 gene encoding uncharacterized protein LOC123512811, with translation MATITLGLGAAGAVAAGAAVAGLAGAVTLAGLALAGRRRGRGRRFRGGRRRFGRAVAEESAAVERIMALIREEDDSGCARRMVCELGRRAQETLSEEEKDILDLVGPGVPPGQGVLPEGASWEYRAVRGLGEAGGNCGHAFPTCTLGGAQLMSAVTAYLP, from the exons ATGGCCACCATCACCCTCGGTCTGGGCGCTGCTGGTGCCGTCGCTGCCGGAGCGGCGGTAGCTGGTTTGGCTGGCGCCGTGACTTTGGCGGGGCTGGCGCTGGCTGGACGGcggcgaggaagaggacgacgatTCCGTGGGGGTCGTCGTCGCTTCGGTCGCGCCGTTGCTGAAGAGTCGGCTGCCGTGGAGCGTATCATGGCCTTGATTCGTGAGGAGGACGACAGCGGGTGTGCGCGGCGCATGGTCTGCGAGCTGGGACGCCGCGCACAGGAAACACtgagcgaggaggagaaagacatcCTGGACCTCGTGGG GCCCGGCGTGCCCCCAGGTCAGGGCGTGCTGCCAGAGGGCGCCTCGTGGGAATACCGCGCCGTCCGTGGTCTGGGTGAGGCGGGGGGAAACTGTGGCCACGCCTTCCCCACATGTACCCTTGGCGGGGCCCAGCTCATGAGTGCTGTCACTGCATATCTGCCCtga
- the LOC123512818 gene encoding uncharacterized protein LOC123512818 yields MKFPGVFLFLIFVLYMVPNDVTCENRSRRDSPRNPQPSLMKRFKLRPVGMLPFSLQPCNEKPQVSHATVTCGYSGCYVQCDEDYMIASSLEGINLPCDHSSAKLTFDGKPWLAEDVQCIPYCGVLGCLHGGVCTEPHKCQCQPDYRGDNCEIPPGDIPIAPPVPVVYPESCSDPDFPVVNAEVTRNGEQLVVRCSPGHEFSIGGTVAFIQCRAGRWDYPRGIFLHGGALMCQEKQCHPLARTGGPACPGVCVTVPTSTGAPRVVVCAAHCPKPRTSPMPP; encoded by the exons ATGAAATTTCCAGGAGTGTTTCTGTTCCTCATATTTGTCCTTTACATGGTTCCGAATGACGTGACTTGCGAGAACAG gtcccgGCGTGATTCACCAAGGAACCCTCAGCCTTCACTAATGAAAAGATTCAAGCTACGGCCTGTGGGAATGTTGCCTTTCTCTCTGCAAC CATGCAATGAAAAGCCTCAAGTTTCCCATGCCACGGTGACGTGTGGCTACAG CGGATGTTACGTGCAATGCGATGAGGATTACATGATAGCGTCTAGTTTGGAGGGAATCAACTTGCCATGTGACCATTCCTCCGCCAAACTGACCTTTGACGGCAAACCTTGGCTGGCTGAAGATGTGCAGTGCATTC CTTACTGCGGTGTACTGGGCTGTCTGCATGGCGGAGTGTGTACAGAACCACACAAATGCCAATGCCAGCCAGATTACCGAGGCGACAACTGCGAGATACCCCCTGGAGACATCCCTATAGCCCCTCCCGTCCCTGTGGTGTACCCTGAGAGCTGCAGCGATCCTGATTTCCCGGTAGTGAACGCTGAAGTGACCAGGAACGGAGAACAGTTGGTGGTGAGGTGCTCCCCGGGTCACGAGTTCAGCATCGGGGGAACTGTGGCCTTCATCCAGTGTCGCGCGGGGAGATGGGACTACCCAAGGGGGATATTCTTGCACGGGGGAGCCCTCATGtgtcaag aGAAGCAATGCCATCCGCTTGCCAGAACGGGGGGACCTGCCTGCCCGGGGGTGTGTGTGACTGTCCCTACCAGTACTGGGGCCCCACGTGTGGTAGTCTGCGCTGCTCACTGCCCAAAGCCTCGCACCTCGCCCATGCCTCCATAG